The DNA window AACAGACGCGCCGCCAAAGAAATCGTCTCAAGCATCGTTTCAAATGCGATGGTTGTTGGCATCGCTGACTCAGCCACCATTCGCCAGATCAAGATTGTCGAAGCGTTGGAGAAGCGCGGAATCAAGCTTCTGAACCCCTTTACAAGAGGGTTGACAACTGATCCTTCTAAGACCATAATACGCGACCAAATCTCAAGGGAGATTTTTTCATGTGATGTGCTACTGGCTGGAACAAACGCGGTTACGAATGATGGAAAACTCGTCAACGTAGATGCAGTAGGAAATAGGGTCGCATCCATGATTTTCGGACCACGAAAAGTCTTGGTCATGGTGGGAAAGAACAAGATTGTGAGGAATGTTGATGAGGCACTCGACCGAATAAAGAATGTTATTGCGCCATTTCACGCCAGGACTAGGCAATTCGCAGTTCCCTGCGCACAGACTGGCAGATGCATTGACTGTAACGTGCCCAAGAGGATTTGCAGCGTGACAACAGTAATTGAGAA is part of the Candidatus Bathyarchaeia archaeon genome and encodes:
- a CDS encoding lactate utilization protein produces the protein MDAKLEDTLRNLRANNFEAEFVENRRAAKEIVSSIVSNAMVVGIADSATIRQIKIVEALEKRGIKLLNPFTRGLTTDPSKTIIRDQISREIFSCDVLLAGTNAVTNDGKLVNVDAVGNRVASMIFGPRKVLVMVGKNKIVRNVDEALDRIKNVIAPFHARTRQFAVPCAQTGRCIDCNVPKRICSVTTVIEKKPWRTEMTVILVGEDLGLGWDETWPKHRIEIIKKAYEKETWVFASAKTPLEV